Sequence from the Gemmatimonadales bacterium genome:
GCCCCTACTCGTGGTTCATGTGCTCGTGATCCATCCCCTTCATCTCTGAGGGCTTCCCGATCTTCTCCAGCATGGCGATGTCGGCCTCGATGTCCGGGTTGCTCGGGTCCAGCGCCGGCCACTCCGCCAGGTCGTCGGGGGCGAACGCGCCCGCCATCAGCCCCATCGCACCGCTCGGAATCGTCCTTCCCGTGACGTTGTTGTAGTCGGCGCGGACCCGGTACTTCCTTCCTGCGGTCAGCTTGAGTCCGTCCCCTCGAATGCCGTAGTACTTCCGCGGCATCTTGAGGAGGAGGCCGGACGGGGCGGTCTCCGCCTTCAGCATGATGATGGTCTTTCCGCTCTCGACATCCTCCAGCGACACAAACTCCGCGTAGTCATGCACGTGCCCGCCGATGGCCAGCACCCGGCCGGTCAGCGGCATGGTGAACTCGTAGGTCTTCGACGAGCGTCCCGCGGGGAGGTCGTAGGAGTCGGTGACGCGATTGTAGTTCACGTCCATGTAAATGGGGAGGATCGTCTTGGGACGGGGCGCCAGGTTCTGCGGGCTCCACGAGAGGCGCACGGTCAGCATGGCCCCCTCGATGTCGGCGTCGCCGAGGTTGTTCCAGGCGGCGTACATCGCGAGCTGATACCCCGGTTCCATCGGCATACCGATGGTCTTGGGGAGACTGACGCTCCCGGTCTCGGACCCTGCCGCCACCATCCGCTCGACGGCCGGATAGAGCAGCTGCCGACGATTGAAGTTCATGATGTTGAGGTGGTGGACGAGCTGGCTGCTGAGGGCGCGCCCGTTCGCATCCGTCACCTCGATGTCAAAGCCGCGGAACCAGGCCTCCATCGGCCACTCGAAGCGGAGCAGGGGGGTGGTGGTGCCGGGCATCTCGTGCATCATCCCGTGATCCATGTTCGGTGGCATGTGCGCAATCGTGAAGGGGCCGGCGGTGACCACCACTTCCTTCCGCGAGGAATCGATCGTGACGTGAATCGACGGGCCCGGGTCCGGTGCCTGGAGCGTCACGAGGGCGGGGGCGAGGAGGGCAAACACCGTGGTCAACATGGGCGATATCCCTGTCTGGGCCGAAGAGGGTGCGGGGTGAAGCATAGTGGCAATTGGCAGCGCGAAACAGCGCGACGAAGGTCGGAAATGTCCCTCTGGCAGGCATCAGGTCGCTCCGGCAAACCGAGGACACCTGGAATGGAGAAACTCCTGTCATTCTGGCTTAGCACTCTGGCCCGTCGATTGCCAAACCGGGGTGCGAACGCTTGACATCGGGGGCATTCGGATTACGTTTCCGGTGTTCTGGCACTCGCGGTGCTTGAGTGCCAATCTGTTGCCGCATCATACTTTACACCACCACATTCACGTTGCTGGAGGCAGGACATGTCCACTGCGACCAAGAGCAAGACGAAGGTCAGCATCAAGCCGCTCGAAGACCGCGTCGTCATCATGCCATCGGATGAGACCGAGAGCATGCGCGGCGGGTTGTACATCCCCGACACCGCCAAGGAAAAGCCGACCCAGGGTTCCGTGATCGCCGTCGGTCCGGGCCGGATGGACAAGGGCGCGCGGGTCCCGATGGACCTGGCCGTGGGTGACAAGGTCATCTATGGCAAGTACAGCGGCACGCCGTTCCAGCTTGGGGACGACGAAGTCATCATCATCAAGGCCTCGGACATCCTCGCCAAGATTGGCTGAGCGTCCGTAACACATTCCAGGAGAGTCACGACATGTCATCGAAGGAACTGATGTTCAGCGTGGACGCCCGCGCCAAGCTCAAGAAGGGCGTTGACCAGCTCGCCGAGGCGGTCAAGGTGACCCTCGGCCCCAAGGGCCGGAACGTCGTCATCGACAAGAAGTTCGGCTCGCCCACGATCACCAAGGACGGCGTCACCGTCGCCAAGGAGATCGAGTTGCTCGATCCGATCGAGAACATGGGCGCGCAGATGGTCAAGGAAGTCGCCACCAAGACCTCCGACCTCGCCGGCGACGGCACCACCACCGCCACCGTGCTTGCCCAGGCCATCTACCGTGAAGGCCTGAAGAACGTGACCGCCGGTGCCAACCCGATGGAACTGAAGCGGGGCATCGACAAGGCCGTCGAGCTGATCGTCGCCGAACTCGCCCGGCTTTCGGTCACCACGACCGGCCGCAAGGAAATCGCCCAGGTCGGCGCCATTTCCGCCAACAACGACAAGGAAATCGGCGATCTGATCGCCGAGGCGATGGAGAAGGTCGGCAAGGACGGGGTCATCACCGTTGAAGAGGCCAAGGGCCTTGAGACCACCCTCGAGACGGTCGACGGCATGCAGTTCGACCGCGGCTACCTCTCGCCGTACTTCGTCACGGACCCGGAGAAGATGGAGGCCTCGCTCGACGCCCCCTACATCCTGATCCACGACAAGAAGATCTCGGCCATGAAGGACCTGCTCCCGGTCCTCGAGAAGGTGGCCCAGACCGGCAAGCCGTTGCTGATCATCGCCGAGGACATCGAAGGGGAGGCGCTGGCCACCCTCGTCGTCAACAAGCTCCGCGGTACCCTGAAGGTCGCCGCCGTCAAGGCGCCGGGCTTCGGCGATCGCCGCAAGGAAATGCTGCTCGACATCGCCAAGCTGACCGGCGGCAAGGTCATCTCCGAAGAACTCGGCTTCAAGCTCGAGAACGCGGTGCTGGCCGACCTCGGTTCCGCCAAGCGCGTCACCGTCGACAAGGACAACACCACGCTGGTCGACGGCAAGGGCAAGGAAGGCGACGTGCAGGGACGGATCAAGGAGATCCGCGCCGCCATCGAGAAGAGCACCAGCGACTACGACCGTGAGAAGCTCCAGGAGCGTCTGGCCAAGCTCGCGGGCGGTGTGGCCGTCATCAACGTCGGCGCCGCGACCGAGACCGAAATGAAGGAGAAGAAGGCCCGGGTCGAGGACGCGCTCCACGCCACCCGTGCCGCGGTCGAGGAAGGCATCGTCCCCGGCGGCGGCGTCGCGCTCATCCGCGCGCAGTCCGTGCTCGAGAAGATCAAGGGGCTGACCGAGGACGAGAAGATCGGCGTCGACATCGTGCGCCGTGCCATCGAGGAGCCGATCCGCGCCATCTCGATCAACGCCGGCGTCGAAGGCTCGATCGTCCTGGCCAAGGTGAAGGAGTCGAAGGACAAGAACTTCGGCTACAACGCCGCCTCGGACACCTACGAGGACCTGGTCAAGTCCGGCGTCATCGACCCGACCAAGGTCACTCGCACGGCGCTCCAGAATGCGGCGTCGATCGCGGCCCTGCTGCTCACGACGGAGTGTGTGATCGTCGAGCGGAAGGAAGACAAGCCGGCCCCGGCAGCGCCGGGCGGCGGCATGGGCGGGATGTACTAGTCCCGACCAGCATCAGCGGACGAGGCGGGCGCACTCCGGTGCGCCCGCTTTGTTTTCTGGTTATTGTTGATGCATGACTCTTGACCCCAACAAGGTGAATCGCGCCATGCGCTTTGGAATAGCAGTGCTCGCCGCCGTCGCCCTCGTGCCCGCCGGCGCCACCGCCCAGACGAAGTCTGCCACCGGCCCCGCCGTGGAGGGGACGTGGCAGGTCGACGCCTCCTCCGTGGCCGGCAAGGGACCTCGCGAAGTGATCATCCGCGCCGACAGCAGCGCGTCCTGGGGGAAGGAAACGGTGCGCTGGCGCCTCCCCGAGGAGAACCGGATCATGATCGCCCTCGGCGGCGAGTGGGAGACCTACCGGATGAAGCTCAAGGGCGACAAGCTCACGCTCTCCGGTGGCGATCTCAGTGAGCCGATCACCCTCAAGCGGACCGGTCCGCCGACCCCCCGGCCGGACAGCATTCCGGTGCCACCCGATCCCGACACGGAATAGGGCTCGCAGATCGCCGGAATGAGCAGGGAAGCATGGGGGCGACCAGGCGGTCGCCCCCTTTTTCGTGGTGCCCTAACAGACTGTCCAAAAATGACTTAGGAGGGGTTGCCGGAACCTGGCCTGGCCGGACTGAGTCTTGCACAGCCGAAGCATGTCCCTCGCGCTCGGGGCCCTCACCCGACCGCGACTCACGCTGGAGGATTGCATGCTTCGCCTTCGTCAGTTGACAGTGGCCGCGGGCCTGGTGCTTGGCGCCGCCGCACCCGTGAGTGCCCAGGTCTCGTTCAGTCCGACCATCGGCGCGTACCTGCCGACGTCGAACATCGCCGATATCGTCGTCGGCACCGACAGCATCGCGAATTTCAAGCAGGATGTCGGCCTGGCCCTCGGCGCCAACCTCGGCGTGGGCCTCAGTTCCCGCGTCGGGCTCATGTTTGCCGGGTCGTATGTTCCGAGCCAGTTGAGCGGCACCATCGGCGGCGACGGGACCTGGTCCCAGTCCGACGCCAACCTCTTCTTCGGCAACGCCAACGTGACCGTCTACCTCATCAAGCCGACGAGCCCCGTCTGGATTTCGTTGAGTGGGGGCGGCAGCATGGTGAGCCGGAGCGGGCAGGCCTACGACGGCTGGACCGGCACCACCGACTTCGGTGGACTGGCCGGCGCCACGATCGGTTTCAATCTCGGTATCGTGAATCTCAACGTGTCGGCCACCGACTACATCTACGGTGCGCAGTTCAGCAACGGGCTCGTCGAGACGAGCGAGGCGATGCAGAACGACATTCTCCTCGGCCTCGGTCTCGGCATCCCGCTCGGCGGGAAGAAGCCGCAGGCCAGCAGCCAGGCGTTCCAGCAGTAGGCTGGCTCCACCGCCGACATGCGAACGGGGGCGACCATCCGGTCGCCCCCGTGTGCGTTCAGTAGCGCCCGGCGAATTTGGGCCACAGCGCCTGGATCGT
This genomic interval carries:
- a CDS encoding co-chaperone GroES, whose product is MSTATKSKTKVSIKPLEDRVVIMPSDETESMRGGLYIPDTAKEKPTQGSVIAVGPGRMDKGARVPMDLAVGDKVIYGKYSGTPFQLGDDEVIIIKASDILAKIG
- the groL gene encoding chaperonin GroEL (60 kDa chaperone family; promotes refolding of misfolded polypeptides especially under stressful conditions; forms two stacked rings of heptamers to form a barrel-shaped 14mer; ends can be capped by GroES; misfolded proteins enter the barrel where they are refolded when GroES binds), whose translation is MSSKELMFSVDARAKLKKGVDQLAEAVKVTLGPKGRNVVIDKKFGSPTITKDGVTVAKEIELLDPIENMGAQMVKEVATKTSDLAGDGTTTATVLAQAIYREGLKNVTAGANPMELKRGIDKAVELIVAELARLSVTTTGRKEIAQVGAISANNDKEIGDLIAEAMEKVGKDGVITVEEAKGLETTLETVDGMQFDRGYLSPYFVTDPEKMEASLDAPYILIHDKKISAMKDLLPVLEKVAQTGKPLLIIAEDIEGEALATLVVNKLRGTLKVAAVKAPGFGDRRKEMLLDIAKLTGGKVISEELGFKLENAVLADLGSAKRVTVDKDNTTLVDGKGKEGDVQGRIKEIRAAIEKSTSDYDREKLQERLAKLAGGVAVINVGAATETEMKEKKARVEDALHATRAAVEEGIVPGGGVALIRAQSVLEKIKGLTEDEKIGVDIVRRAIEEPIRAISINAGVEGSIVLAKVKESKDKNFGYNAASDTYEDLVKSGVIDPTKVTRTALQNAASIAALLLTTECVIVERKEDKPAPAAPGGGMGGMY